A DNA window from Ornithodoros turicata isolate Travis chromosome 10, ASM3712646v1, whole genome shotgun sequence contains the following coding sequences:
- the LOC135369888 gene encoding ephrin type-B receptor 2-like isoform X7, with product MKLRPPRLPLVWSDAVMASNRRDRWKLFCVLAVVLPALVHCEGNQVVLLDTTTESILNWTRYPYGPQARTPGWVEESFTNFEKGFNWRSYVVCDVAYNNVNNWLWTPFIERGPAHRIYIELMFSMRDCSLFPGMALSCKETFSLLYYEFDAATRDPPPWEPESYRPVDRIAADEGRFTSTAEVIINTEVRSVPVTKKGIYFAFRDQGACMSLIAVKVYYIVCPNVTTSLAHFPETPTASEVTAIVATEGQCVANARVTDSPPRMLCKGDGNWTMLSGGCACLPGYRNIGGACLECPPGTFKAASGDGPCMRCPAFSVAPEPGSTECHCKERYFRNPSDPKSMPCTQPPRAPQNLSVSCVDQSSVTLTWHPPSNQGGREDTTYRVVCDMCGPGATFSPSRQGFNETSVTVGGLRPVTTYRFQVYAENGVSGFDKGHHADITLKTDAFVQSVISNVRVKSIRSTEVLLAWDAPRDPFPEIERYEVRYFPRKWAKNETLLQSVKVQLTIVGLRPRTEYGFQVRVKTTRGFGEYSDPVFLTTGQYTHSPALVGDEDKVQVRIIAGATVAGVLLVIIFIVMVILYIKRSSDDCNKKQPSDCDTLEYRNGEVTTPLFTHCGMAASRAYVDPHTYEDPNQAVREFAREIDASHITIEAIIGGGEFGDVCRGKLKSPGTGRPEITVAIKTLKPGSHDKARMDFLTEASIMGQFDHPNVIFLQGVVTKSNPVMIVTEYMENGSLDTFLRANDGKFQVIQLVGMLRGIAAGMQYLSEMNYVHRDLAARNVLVNANLICKIADFGLSREIESATEGAYTTRGGKIPVRWTAPEAIAFRKFTSASDVWSFGIVCWEVMSYGERPYWNWSNQDVIKSIEKGYRLPAPMDCPEAVHQLMLDCWQKDRSHRPQFSSIVKTLDKLVRCPESLRKIAQNRHQNPLDPNAPDMTQFKTVEEWLCSIKMSRYLESFQRGGFDTMDAVSRLTLKDLTALGVVLVGHQKKIMNSVQTLRAQMNATMSDGFLV from the exons TGGGTGGAAGAAAGCTTCACGAACTTCGAGAAGGGCTTCAACTGGCGATCGTACGTCGTCTGCGACGTCGCCTACAACAACGTCAACAACTGGCTATGGACGCCGTTCATCGAACGAGGACCCGCTCACCGCATCTACATCGAGCTTATGTTCAGTATGCGCGACTGCAGTCTCTTCCCCGGCATGGCGCTCTCGTGCAAGGAAACCTTTTCGCTCCTCTATTACGAATTCGACGCCGCGACGCGCGACCCGCCGCCTTGGGAGCCGGAGTCGTACCGTCCCGTCGACAGGATAGCGGCGGACGAAGGACGCTTCACGTCCACGGCGGAAGTGATCATCAACACGGAAGTGCGTTCCGTCCCGGTCACCAAGAAAGGGATCTACTTTGCTTTTCGAGACCAAGGGGCTTGTATGTCCCTCATCGCTGTCAAG GTGTACTACATTGTATGTCCCAACGTGACGACGTCGCTAGCACATTTTCCGGAAACACCGACGGCGAGCGAAGTGACCGCCATTGTGGCGACCGAAGGGCAGTGCGTTGCCAACGCCAGAGTGACAGACTCGCCACCGCGGATGCTCTGTAAAGGGGACGGGAACTGGACTATGCTCTCCGGTGGCTGCGCCTGTCTGCCTGGCTATCGGAACATCGGCGGCGCGTGTCTTG AATGTCCACCGGGCACCTTCAAGGCTGCATCGGGAGACGGGCCGTGCATGCGCTGTCCCGCGTTCAGCGTCGCACCCGAACCAGGATCGACTGAGTGCCATTGCAAAGAGCGCTATTTCCGGAACCCGAGTGATCCCAAATCGATGCCTTGTACAC AACCACCCAGAGCTCCGCAGAACCTGTCGGTGAGCTGCGTCGACCAGTCGTCGGTGACCCTGACGTGGCACCCACCGTCCAATCAGGGTGGGAGGGAGGACACGACATACAGGGTGGTGTGCGACATGTGCGGACCCGGCGCCACCTTCTCGCCATCGCGTCAGGGGTTCAACGAGACGAGCGTCACCGTCGGTGGTCTGCGGCCCGTCACCACTTACCGATTTCAGGTCTATGCCGAGAATGGTGTATCTGGCTTCGACAAGGGACACCACGCAGACATCACCCTGAAAACGGATGCTTTCG TGCAATCGGTGATCTCCAACGTCCGTGTCAAATCCATCAGGAGCACGGAGGTCCTGCTGGCATGGGATGCACCCCGCGATCCGTTCCCCGAAATCGAGCGCTATGAAGTGCGCTACTTCCCACGAAAGTGGGCCAAGAACGAGACGCTGCTTCAGTCCGTAAAAGTGCAGCTCACCATCGTCGGACTGCGGCCCCGGACAGAGTACGGCTTCCAAGTGCGCGTCAAGACCACGCGAGGATTCGGAGAGTACAGCGATCCTGTCTTCCTCACTACTGGGCAGTACACACACAGTCCTG CCCTCGTAGGCGATGAAGACAAGGTCCAAGTGCGAATAATTGCGGGGGCAACTGTGGCTGGGGTTCTTTTGGTCATCATATTTATCGTCATGGTCATCCTCTACATAAAGCG AAGCTCGGACGACTGCAACAAGAAGCAGCCCAGTGACTGTGACACTCTCGAATACCGTAACGGTGAAG TGACAACGCCGTTGTTCACGCACTGCGGAATGGCTGCATCAAGGGCCTATGTCGATCCGCACACCTACGAGGACCCCAACCAAGCTGTGCGAGAATTTGCGCGCGAGATAGACGCCTCACACATCACCATCGAAGCCATCATCGGGGGCGGGGAGTTCGGGGACGTGTGCCGGGGAAAGCTGAAGTCTCCCGGCACGGGACGTCCGGAGATCACGGTTGCCATCAAGACGCTGAAGCCCGGCTCGCACGACAAGGCCCGCATGGACTTCCTGACAGAGGCCAGCATCATGGGCCAATTCGATCATCCCAACGTGATCTTTCTCCAGGGAGTCGTCACAAAGAGCAATCCCGTGATGATTGTGACAGAGTACATGGAGAATGGCTCTCTAGATACATTCCTTAGG GCCAATGACGGCAAATTTCAAGTGATCCAGCTGGTGGGCATGCTGAGAGGAATTGCAGCTGGAATGCAGTACCTGTCTGAAATGAACTATGTGCATCGG GACTTGGCTGCACGGAACGTTCTCGTGAACGCAAACCTCATCTGCAAGATTGCTGATTTTGGCCTGTCTCGCGAGATCGAGAGCGCGACGGAGGGGGCGTACACAACGAGG GGCGGGAAGATTCCAGTGCGGTGGACAGCACCCGAGGCCATAGCATTCCGCAAGTTCACCTCCGCGAGCGACGTCTGGAGTTTTGGCATAGTGTGTTGGGAAGTGATGTCGTATGGGGAAAGGCCATACTGGAACTGGTCAAATCAGGACGTCATCAAAAGCATAGAGAAGGGGTATCGTCTTCCTGCACCAATG GATTGCCCCGAAGCTGTGCATCAGCTCATGCTTGACTGTTGGCAGAAGGATCGGTCGCACCGGCCTCAGTTCAGCAGCATTGTCAAGACGCTAGACAAGCTCGTAAGATGCCCCGAAAGCTTGAGAAAAATTGCTCAGAATAG GCATCAGAACCCATTGGATCCCAACGCTCCAGACATGACACAGTTCAAGACAGTGGAAGAGTGGCTATGCAGCATCAAGATGAGCCGTTACCTGGAGAGCTTTCAGAGGGGTGGATTCGACACCATGGACGCTGTGTCACGGCTCACACTCAAGGACCTCACCGCTCTcggtgtcgtgttagtggggcACCAGAAGAAGATCATGAACAGTGTACAGACTCTACGGGCCCAGATGAACGCCACAATGTCTGACGGATTCCTGGTATGA